The following is a genomic window from Saccopteryx bilineata isolate mSacBil1 chromosome 4, mSacBil1_pri_phased_curated, whole genome shotgun sequence.
TAAAGTAATTGAGAAAGGGATTGACCTTTCTAAATTCTGATctctaaatgctttaaaaaattatttattattcttttttttttcttcatggtaAACAATTTCTTTCTCAAATCTTTATATTTCTACTTTCCAGATTTCTTTTTACCGTAGCAAATAACAAAGGGAGAGTACAAACCATTTCAGAGTAAGAGAGTCTCTGCCCTGCTCTCATTTAttatagatcaggggttgggaacctttttggctgagagagccatgaacaccacatattttaaaatgtaattccgtgagagccatacaacaacccatgtatgttacgcattatccaataaaaatttggtgttgtccggaagacagctgtgattggctccagccatccgcaaccatgaacatgagcggtaggaaatgaatggattgtaatacatgagaatgttttatatttttaacattattattttttttttgttatgctttttatttatttttattcatttttagagaggacagagagagggagagaggcagagagggagagagaggagagagagacagagagagagagaaggggggaggagctggaagcatcaactcccatatgtgccttgaccaggcaagcccagggtttcgaaccggcgacctcagcatttccaggtcgatgctttatccactgcgccaccacaggtcaggctaacattattttttttaattaaagtttgtctgtaagccagatgcagccatcaaaagagctacatctggctcacgagccataggttcccgaaccctgtTATAGATAATCTATTTCAACACTATATATCTGGcagtattttgaaaatgttaacaGCTATTAATATCTTGAAATTGAGAAataagaaaggcagagaaaatacATCACAAACAACTAGTTTGACTATATTAAAAGCTGCTTAGatcttgatttttatataaacaccaatttttaccattttaaaagacaccgtaattctttcattttacaaagaaattatataaaattacctTTGGACAAAATTGCTGTTAGTGTGTTATCTCTTAAATTTTTCTGTACTGatagaaagttatttttaaagtaaaatatttaaaataagtgtttcatagaaacagaaagtctcATTATCAAATTCTGATAAAAATTATAGTCATACGTGGAGTCTTATCATACTATTCGTTTTCTTTAACCAAAGATGAATATTTAGGAGCGtttcatatatacacacacacacacacacacacacacacacatatatatgtatatatatatattctttctttttttttacagagacagtcagagagagggatagacagggacagacagacaggaataaagagagatgagaagcatcaatcatcagtttttcattgcgcattgcgacactttagttgttcattgactgctttctcatatgtgccttgactgcgggccttcagcaaaccaagtaaccccttgttcgagccagtgaccatgggtccaagctggtgagcttttgctcaaaccagatgagcccgcgctcaagctggtgacctcggggtctcgaacacgggtcctccacatcccagtctgacgctctatccactgcgccaccacctggtcaggctaggaacgTTATATTGGTAAATTAGATAAGCTTCTCAGTGATCTACAAAAGTGCCATAACAAAGATGAGGTAGTAAGAAACTTTCgttttctaaaaggaaaatatcatctGTAGAAGAGATATTTATGCTGATACTGGTGTTGAGATCCTGAGCCTCATCACTGCTAAAAGAGGTGCTATTCTAGTAGCTACGCTTCATTGGAATCAAGACAATTGTGAGATCACCgagaaaaagaaatgctagaaGATAATGGGAACACATTTTCTTGGTTTAATTTTGTGATAATtgctaaaaagttatttttacacTATTATTGAAAAATCCCATCTTTATATTAGCTGCAGAACTGTAGGAAAGAGAAACATTACTTCAACATAAAAGCAATGACACCTAAGAAACacctgttgcctgaccaggtggtggcgcagtggatagagcgtcggactgggatgcagaagacccgggttcgagaccccgaggtcaccagcttgagtgtgggctcatctggtttgagcaaaagcccaccagcttgggccctggccggttggctcagcggtagagcgtcggcctagcgtgcggaggacccgggtttgattcccggccagggcacacaggagaagcacccatttgcttctccacccctccgctgcgctttcctctctgtctctctcttcccctcccgcagccaaggctccattggagcaaagatggcccgggcgctggggatggctctgtggcctctgcctcaggcgctagagtggctctggtcgcaacatggcgacgcccaggatgggcagagcatcgccccctggtgggcagagcgtcgcccctggtgggcgtgccgggtggatcccggtcgggcgcatgcgggagtctgactgtctctccctgtttccagcttcagaaaaatgaaaaaaaaaaaaaagcccaccagcttgaacccaaggtcactggctccagcaaggggttactcggtctgctgaaggcccgcggtcaaggcacatatgagaaagcaatcaatgaacaactaaggtgttgcaacgcacaatgaaaaactaatgattgcctgacctgtggtggcgcagtggataaagcgtcgacctggaaatgctgaggtcgtcggttcgaaaccctgggcttgcctggtcaaggcacatatgagagttgatgcttccagctcctcccccccttctctctctctgtctctcctctctctctctctatctctccctctcctccctaaaaaaatgaataaataaataaataaataaaaatttaaaaaaagaaaaactaatgattgatgcttctcatctctctccgttcctgtctgtctgtctgtctctgtctatccctctctctgactcactctctgtctctgtaaaaaataaataaatttaaaaaaaaagaaaaacctcttctAACTTGGAAATTTAAGTCAAATTTCTTTCAACACAGGTAATAAGCAGTATCCTACTAGAGCTTAACTAGCATCAGGAAATTAATTACTATAATATCAAAAATAATGGCAATTTACAAAGGGGTAAACAGCTCATCAGAAGAAACAACTGTCTTGGAAATTTATTATTCACTGagtgttttaaaaagagaggatgGATAGACTATCCATCACTTCTCTTATATTGGGGATAATGATGTTTCTAAGAATGCTTTCCTGTTCTTGGGTTAGTAAGTTTAAAATATGACACCTGTTGACCAGTACTGTTCAGTATGGCATATCCATATAGctcttaaaatgttttacttgcctgatctgtggtggcgcagtggataaagcgttgacctggaaatgctgaggtcgccggttcgaaacgctgggcttgcctggtcaaggcacatatgggagttgatgcttccagctcctcccccacttctctctctctgtgtctcctctctctctaaaatgaataaattaaaaaaaaaatgttttacttttcttgAAGTTACAATAAAGACATGTTAATTATGAAAATAGGGATATTTGGAACCTGAAGAAACAATATTAAGCTTTCTGAATACAGTAGTAAGCTCTACGTTTACTTCTTGAATGTTTACTCAAGCTCAacttaaaatgatgaaaaactaCTTAAAGGAACAATGAAATTTTATGGCTGTTCATAAACTGTGGCAACTCCCCAAATAATAGGCTCAGAGTTTTTATAAAGGAGCTAAGTAGAGGCAATAGTTCAGAAGTAAACACAGAAAACCCCACAGTTGCTTTAGTATTTTATAACTACTAGTTACTGtgatatcagtattttttttttgtatttttctgaagctggaaatggggagagacagacagactcccgcatgcgcccgactgggatccacccggcacgcccaccagggggcgatgctctgcccctctggggtgtcgctctgttgcgaccagagccactctagcgcctggggcagaggccgaggagccatcccgagcgcccgggccatctttgctccaatggagccttggctgcgggaggggaagagagagacaagagaggaagaagagggggaggggtggagaagcaaatgggcgcttctcctgtgtgccctggcagggaatcgaacccgggacttctgcacgccaggccgacactctaccactgagccaaccggccagggccgatatcaGTATTTTTAAGGCTCCCAGCAAGAAAGGAACTTCATGTTCTGAAATGGTAACTCTTCCAGGTTTCAAGAGAAAGCAATTCAAGGCATAACAAATGACCATCCACTTTGTAGAATAAATTCACTTCCAAAAATATCACGTTCTCATTTGATTCTTACTGATCAGATTAATTAAATTTAGCCATCCTGCTTTatagttaaattaaaataaaaacacatcaaGTTTGATTGTAAGCCATTTTGTCATCTTTAACATCCCAATTAGTAAATTACAAAAGTCAATTACATTAGTATGAGTTGTGAATTACAACACTCAGCTTTACTGAAGACCTTTAAAACAACTCTGAAAAAGAGGGATGGGAAGCCATATTTTATGTATAGGAACACCAATGTAATTGGCTAACAAAGCATTTTATATGTAGGAATGGACAtagaattattttgaaagaaaattaaaatacagattaaCTGTGTTTATAATGCCTACCAAATTTTAAATATCCCTGTTTCatatgaaaattaagaaaagaaagaaaaagtatacaCTCTATATACCAGgttggtagttaacctggtccctcccgcccactactgggcattccagctttatGGTGGgcaatagcagagcaaccaaagtataactaaaaagatagatttaactatactaagttgttttataaagatttattctgccaaacttaacgaaaatccaatataaagtacttggtaagtaattattattatatgctttaccttgctgtaactctgtcttttaaatttataaagtaaagttacttccctacttcataacttaccattactgtggaaccggtggtgttttagaaaattttactactaacagatatacaaaagtgggaggtaggtataaaaaggttgactatccctactctatatgataaaaacaaaaagcaaacacttGATCAAAAATATCCATTGTTAGTGTGTAACTTTAAACAATTAACgtatcttaagaaaataaactgacCTGGGAAGCAAAATTTAGGGCAGAAGTTTATTTTGGACTCTAATTTGTAGAGAAATTCAAAGTagcattagaaaaaataaaatattaagttccTGTGTTCCTACCCTTTACCTAGCATTGCTGTTCTGGTGCATCAATCCTGAGTACTCTAACTTTTGATTTATAGTGATATTCCTTCAGATATAATTTCATAGAAGAGGGAATTGGAAGGCCATCAATGCCATCATAAGTTGTACAGTTACAAATAACTGTTCTGCATATATGCTGCAGGGAAAAGGGGAAAGTCCGAATTAAAGGAGTGGATAAAAGTGGTTCAAAGAACATACAAGCAGTTGGGTTCTTATAGTGTTCTAGGAGCCCAGTAATGTCAGGAGAATGGAAGACACAAGGATCATGTGCATCAAAGCTAAAGTTATGATTCCACTGTTCAATTCTAGCATGAAGAGAACAACTATAGCGTCTAAAACTGACAGAGAATAAATAATCTTCCTGTGCTGAGTCTCGAAGTAAAAAGGTACCCTCTGGTTTTCCTTCTAGTAGAGCTTCAGCTGCATATTTATCCATTACTCCCCAGTAACATGGATTGTTATTGATCTGAAGGAGGTCTGGTACAAGACAGTGGACATAATCAACTTGGGTGTGGTACTTAGGAGTTGCTTCCAACTGCAGGATTTCTTCATCCATTTCCCATTtgggtttgtttcttttcctggaaCTTGTGCAAAGTGTTATAATTTCATCATCTGAATCCATATCACTATCTTCTGTACTGTTATTTGAAACCAGGTTCATCACAGAGCCAGTCATAGGACCATCTCTACAAGAAGCATTGTTGGTAGTTACCACACAGGGCTGAACACTGGTATGCGAGAAACAGTTTGCTTCATCTTCcatgtttcttctttgttttagCTGATCATCCCTCAATTCATTCTGAAACAGGTCTGTGCTTACCAATTCATCTGATTTGGGATTGATAGGAGCAGTGTGTCGTTTAATAAAATGCCACCTAAAGGCTAGATCTGATCGAGGTGGGAAAGGACACTTATCTAACATGAGTTCACTGATATGAATTTTCCTTTTAGATGGAAGCCCTGAAGAGTGCCGACTACTACAATTCTTTATTGGGAAACACTGCCCCACAGCATCTTGAAGTTTCTGTTTAAGAGATCGGCCCAAAAATCTATGCCCGCAGGAATGATCTAAATCCAGCTCAATGGATGAACAGCTGTGCTTTCTTTCTTGGCTCTGTAAAGGAACTTCAGTTTTCTCTGCTGCATTTACTGTTTCAGCATCTGAACAACTTTCACTCTTTTTTGACCAAGATAACTTCTTTCCACTCCATATATAACCGTCCTTTCTGTCAGCACTTCTACTCCGACTAGTTTTGGGCCTGACATCTAAAGTTTTACTATTACTTTCACTATTTTCTGCCATTTTAATAACTTATCCAAAAATTCCAGTGTTATAAATACtgcattttcagtttttctggcaGGAAGTTTCTTCTGGGTACTTTCTGGATGTACCTAAGGAGGgaaaacatcattaatcatttgtCATTTATACTGTATAGTTTACATATTAGGCCCCATTTAGACCCAAGATGAAAAAGCATAATTAGTACATGAAGAAGATGGGATATTCA
Proteins encoded in this region:
- the LOC136335213 gene encoding suppressor of cytokine signaling 4-like isoform X7 → MAENSESNSKTLDVRPKTSRSRSADRKDGYIWSGKKLSWSKKSESCSDAETVNAAEKTEVPLQSQERKHSCSSIELDLDHSCGHRFLGRSLKQKLQDAVGQCFPIKNCSSRHSSGLPSKRKIHISELMLDKCPFPPRSDLAFRWHFIKRHTAPINPKSDELVSTDLFQNELRDDQLKQRRNMEDEANCFSHTSVQPCVVTTNNASCRDGPMTGSVMNLVSNNSTEDSDMDSDDEIITLCTSSRKRNKPKWEMDEEILQLEATPKYHTQVDYVHCLVPDLLQINNNPCYWGVMDKYAAEALLEGKPEGTFLLRDSAQEDYLFSVSFRRYSCSLHARIEQWNHNFSFDAHDPCVFHSPDITGLLEHYKNPTACMFFEPLLSTPLIRTFPFSLQHICRTVICNCTTYDGIDGLPIPSSMKLYLKEYHYKSKVRVLRIDAPEQQC